From a single Raphanus sativus cultivar WK10039 chromosome 3, ASM80110v3, whole genome shotgun sequence genomic region:
- the LOC108846740 gene encoding uncharacterized protein LOC108846740 — protein MSKVPVRIVGILVWMCCCVWVCNGDGAEYVLYKDPKQKVSDRVVDLLGRMTLEEKIGQMVQIDRSVATVNIMRDYFIGSVLSGGGSSPLPEATAQNWVDMINEYQKGALVSRLAIPMIYGIDAVHGHNNVYNATIFPHNVGLGATRDPDLVKRIGAATAVEVRATGIPYTFAPCIAVCRDPRWGRCYESYGEDHKVVENMTDIILGLQGDPPSNHKHSVPFVGGKDKVAACAKHYVGDGGTTKGINENNTVTDLHSLLSIHMPAYADAIYKGVSTVMVSYSSWNGEKMHAHTKLITGYLKGTLKFKGFVISDWQGVDKISSPPHSNYTASVRAAIEAGIDMVMVPFNFTEFVNDLTSLVKNKVIPITRIDDAVRRILRVKFTMGLFESPLADYSFSNELGSQAHRDLAREAVRKSLVLLKNGNKTNPMLPLPRKGSKILVTGTHADNLGYQCGGWTIKWQGFSGNKDTRGTTILGAVRSAVDKSTEVVFNENPDAEFIKSNNFSYAIIAVGEPPYAETVGDNEELTMMDPGPAIVSSTCQAVKCVVVVVSGRPLVMEPYVDSIEALVAAWLPGSEGQGVADALFGDHGFSGKLPVTWFRNTEQLPMNYGDSHYDPLFAYGTGLETESVASTVARSTSASAAVTKPCLITVLVSAATLCLFLFPSLSRVLRT, from the exons ATGAGCAAAGTTCCAGTAAGGATCGTAGGGATCCTTGTATGGATGTGTTGTTGTGTGTGGGTTTGTAATGGGGATGGAGCAGAGTATGTTCTGTACAAGGACCCCAAACAGAAGGTCTCAGATCGAGTTGTGGATTTGTTGGGTAGAATGACTCTTGAAGAGAAGATTGGTCAGATGGTTCAGATTGACAGAAGTGTTGCCACTGTCAACATTATGAGAGATTACTTCATCG GCAGTGTATTGAGTGGTGGTGGGAGCTCTCCACTACCTGAGGCAACTGCTCAGAATTGGGTTGATATGATCAATGAGTATCAGAAAGGAGCTCTTGTGAGCCGTTTGGCCATTCCTATGATATATGGCATTGATGCTGTTCACGGCCATAACAATGTCTACAACGCTACCATCTTCCCCCACAATGTTGGTCTTGGAGCCACTAG GGATCCTGATCTGGTTAAGAGGATTGGAGCAGCAACTGCAGTAGAAGTCAGAGCCACTGGAATCCCATAcacatttgctccctgcatTGCT GTTTGTAGAGATCCTAGATGGGGTAGGTGTTACGAGAGCTACGGCGAGGATCACAAAGTTGTGGAGAACATGACTGACATCATACTTGGTTTACAAGGAGATCCTCCTTCCAACCATAAGCATAGCGTTCCCTTCGTTGGTGGAAA ggATAAAGTTGCAGCTTGTGCCAAGCATTACGTGGGAGATGGTGGGACAACCAAAGGAATAAACGAGAACAACACAGTGACTGATCTACACAGTCTTCTCAGCATTCACATGCCTGCTTACGCTGACGCAATCTACAAAGGTGTTTCCACTGTGATGGTTTCCTATTCAAGCTGGAACGGTGAGAAGATGCATGCACACACTAAACTCATCACAGGGTATCTCAAGGGTACTCTTAAGTTTAAG GGTTTTGTTATTTCGGATTGGCAAGGCGTTGATAAGATCTCTTCACCTCCGCATTCTAACTACACAGCTTCTGTCCGAGCTGCGATTGAAGCTGGCATAGACATGGTCATGGTCCCTTTCAACTTTACTGAGTTCGTCAATGATCTTACCTCCTTGGTGAAGAACAAAGTGATTCCTATCACTCGGATTGATGATGCTGTGAGAAGAATCCTGCGTGTCAAGTTCACCATGGGTCTCTTTGAGAGCCCTTTGGCTGATTACAGCTTCTCCAATGAACTAGGAAGCCAG gCACATAGAGACTTGGCGAGGGAAGCTGTTAGGAAATCACTTGTGCTGCTTAAAAACGGGAACAAAACCAATCCTATGCTCCCACTTCCCAGGAAGGGTTCAAAGATACTAGTCACTGGCACTCACGCTGATAATTTAGGTTATCAGTGTGGTGGTTGGACTATAAAGTGGCAAGGGTTTAGCGGTAACAAGGACACGAGAG GGACTACAATTCTTGGCGCTGTGAGATCAGCTGTTGATAAAAGCACTGAAGTTGTCTTCAACGAGAATCCAGATGCTGAGTTCATCAAATCCAACAACTTCTCATACGCGATCATCGCTGTTGGTGAACCTCCTTATGCAGAGACGGTTGGAGACAACGAGGAGCTAACCATGATGGACCCTGGTCCAGCCATCGTTAGCTCCACTTGTCAGGCTGTCAAGTGTGTTGTTGTGGTCGTCTCAGGGAGACCCCTCGTGATGGAGCCTTACGTTGACTCTATCGAGGCATTGGTTGCAGCGTGGCTACCGGGATCGGAAGGCCAAGGTGTCGCTGATGCTCTCTTTGGTGACCATGGCTTCAGTGGGAAACTTCCTGTTACGTGGTTTAGAAACACAGAGCAGTTGCCTATGAACTATGGTGATTCGCATTATGATCCGCTGTTTGCTTATGGGACTGGTCTTGAAACTGAGTCTGTTGCAAGCACTGTCGCTAG GTCAACCTCAGCTTCTGCTGCTGTTACAAAGCCATGCTTAATCACAGTCCTTGTTTCTGCTGCTACATTGTGTCTGTTTCTCTTCCCAAG CTTAAGCAGGGTTTTGAGAACATGA
- the LOC108846739 gene encoding phospholipid-transporting ATPase 1 translates to MDKPPPSISSSRWSNVSSKEVTFADLASKRIRHGSAGADSEMLSMSQKEIKDEDARLIYINDPDRTNDTSFDFTGNSIKTAKYSVFTFLPRNLFEQFHRVAYVYFLVIAVLNQLPQLAVFGRGASIMPLAFVLLVSAIKDAYEDFRRHRSDRVENNRLALVFEDGEFRDKQWKYIRVGEVIKVVSNQTLPCDMVLLATSDPTGVVYVQTTNLDGESNLKTRYAKQETLQKATDLETFDGFIKCEKPNRNIYGFQANMEIDGRRLSLGPSNIILRGCELKNTEWALGVVVYAGSETKAMLNNSGAPSKRSRLETRMNLEIILLSLFLIALCTTAAATAAVWLRRHRDDLDTILFYRRKDYSVRPEGKNHNYYGWGWEIFFTFFMAVIVYQIMIPISLYISMELVRIGQAYFMTRDDLMYDESSKSSFQCRALNINEDLGQIKYLFSDKTGTLTDNKMEFQCACIGGVDYSDREPAESEQAGYSVEVDGIILKPKMRVRVDPSLLNLTRNGKATEEAKRANEFFLSLAACNTIVPIVTNTSDPNVKLVDYQGESPDEQALVYAAAAYGFLLIERTSGHIVINVRGEMQRYNVLGLHEFDSDRKRMSVILGCPDMSVKLFVKGADSSMFSVMDEVSYGDVIEATKKQLHAYSSDGLRTLVVGMRKLNDSEFEQWRSSFEAASTALIGRAGLLRKVAGNIETNLRIVGATAIEDKLQRGVPEAIESLRIAGIKVWVLTGDKQETAISIGFSSRLLTRNMRQIVINSNSLDSCRRSLEEANDSIASDDDESVALIIDGTSLIYVLDNDLEDVLFQVACKSSAVLCCRVAPFQKAGIVALVKNRTSDMTLAIGDGANDVSMIQMADVGVGISGQEGRQAVMASDFAMGQFRFLVPLLLVHGHWNYQRMGYMILYNFYRNAVFVLILFWYVLFTCYTLTTAITEWSSVLYSVVYTSFPTIVIGILDKNLGRRILLRHPQLYGVGQRAEGYSTTLFWYMMFDTVWQSAVIFFIPLFAYWGSTIDTSSLGDLWTIAAVVVVNLHLAMDVIRWNWIAHAAIWGSIVAACICVIVIDVIPTLPGYWAIFQVAKTWMFWFCLLAIVVTALLPRFAIKFLVEYYRPSDVRIAREVEKLGTYRESQTMVTEMNQIQDPPRR, encoded by the exons ATGGATAAACCACCACCGTCCATTTCATCATCTCGATGGAGCAACGTCTCTTCCAAAGAAGTCACTTTCGCCGATCTCGCCTCCAAGCGTATCCGCCACGGTTCAGCCGGAGCTGATTCCGAGATGCTGTCCATGTCTCAGAAAGAGATCAAAGACGAGGACGCTCGCTTAATCTACATCAACGACCCCGACAGAACCAACGACACCTCCTTCGACTTCACCGGCAACTCAATCAAGACAGCTAAATACTCTGTCTTCACTTTCCTCCCGAGAAACCTCTTCGAACAGTTCCACAGAGTTGCTTACGTGTACTTTCTTGTAATAGCTGTCCTCAATCAGCTCCCTCAGCTTGCTGTTTTCGGTAGAGGCGCGTCCATCATGCCACTCGCGTTCGTCCTGTTGGTCTCAGCTATTAAAGACGCTTACGAGGATTTCAGGAGGCATAGGTCGGATAGAGTCGAGAACAATAGGTTGGCTTTAGTGTTTGAGGATGGAGAGTTTAGAGACAAGCAGTGGAAGTACATTCGCGTTGGTGAGGTTATTAAAGTTGTGTCTAACCAGACTCTTCCTTGTGACATGGTGTTATTAGCTACGAGTGATCCTACAGGGGTTGTCTATGTGCAGACGACTAATTTGGACGGAGAGAGTAATCTCAAGACGAGGTACGCTAAGCAGGAGACTCTTCAGAAGGCTACTGATTTGGAGACGTTTGATGGGTTTATTAAATGTGAGAAACCGAATAGGAACATATATGGGTTTCAAGCGAACATGGAGATTGATGGGAGAAGGCTCTCTCTTGGACCTTCTAATATTATTCTTAGAGGGTGTGAGCTTAAGAACACTGAGTGGGCGTTAGGTGTGGTTGTCTACGCTGGTAGCGAGACGAAAGCTATGCTGAACAACTCTGGAGCGCCGTCTAAGAGAAGTAGGCTGGAGACTCGGATGAATCTAGAGATCATTCTGCTGTCTCTGTTTCTGATAGCTTTGTGTACGACCGCGGCGGCGACGGCTGCTGTGTGGTTGAGACGGCACAGGGATGACTTGGACACGATTCTGTTTTACAGGAGGAAGGACTACTCTGTGAGGCCGGAAGGGAAGAATCATAACTACTACGGTTGGGGTTGGGAGATATTCTTCACTTTCTTTATGGCGGTCATTGTCTACCAGATCATGATACCTATCTCTCTCTACATATCGATGGAGCTTGTCCGTATTGGTCAAGCGTACTTCATGACCAGAGATGATCTGATGTATGATGAGTCTTCGAAGTCGAGTTTCCAGTGCAGGGCGTTGAACATAAATGAAGATTTAGGGCAGATTAAGTATTTGTTCTCTGATAAGACTGGTACTCTCACTGACAACAAGATGGAGTTTCAATGTGCCTGCATAGGAGGTGTAGATTACTCTGACAGGGAACCTGCTGAGAGTGAGCAAGCTGGATACTCCGTTGAAG TTGATGGGATTATTTTGAAGCCAAAGATGAGGGTGAGAGTTGATCCTTCACTTCTTAACTTGACGAGAAACGGCAAGGCAACGGAAGAAGCGAAACGTGCGAATGAGTTCTTCCTCTCACTAGCAGCTTGCAATACAATCGTGCCAATCGTCACCAACACATCTGATCCCAACGTAAAGCTGGTGGATTATCAAGGGGAGTCCCCTGATGAGCAAGCATTAGTCTACGCAGCAGCTGCTTACGGTTTCTTGCTCATAGAGAGAACCTCTGGCCACATAGTTATCAACGTGCGCGGAGAGATGCAAAGATATAATGTTTTGGGATTGCACGAGTTCGATAGCGACCGGAAAAGAATGTCTGTGATACTTGGATGCCCTGATATGTCGGTGAAACTCTTTGTAAAAGGTGCAGACTCGTCCATGTTCAGCGTCATGGATGAAGTATCCTACGGCGACGTCATAGAAGCGACCAAGAAGCAGCTTCACGCTTACTCCTCCGATGGCTTGAGGACTCTTGTTGTTGGGATGAGGAAGCTGAACGATTCGGAGTTTGAGCAGTGGCGCTCCTCCTTCGAGGCGGCGAGCACGGCTTTGATCGGTAGGGCTGGATTGCTGAGAAAGGTCGCTGGAAACATCGAGACTAACCTGAGGATAGTGGGAGCTACTGCGATCGAAGACAAGTTACAGCGTGGTGTACCTGAAGCGATAGAGTCTCTGAGGATCGCAGGGATTAAAGTGTGGGTGTTGACAGGTGACAAGCAAGAAACTGCGATATCCATTGGCTTCTCGTCGAGGCTTCTGACTAGAAACATGAGGCAGATTGTGATAAATAGCAACTCGTTGGATTCGTGTCGAAGGAGCTTAGAAGAAGCAAATGACAGTATTGCAAGTGATGATGACGAAAGTGTGGCATTGATTATTGACGGTACCAGTCTCATATATGTGCTAGACAATGATCTTGAAGATGTG CTCTTCCAAGTGGCATGTAAATCCTCTGCGGTACTCTGCTGCCGTGTTGCTCCTTTTCAGAAAGCTGGAATCGTTGCACTTGTGAAGAACAGGACTTCTGACATGACTCTCGCCATTGGTGATG GTGCCAATGATGTCTCCATGATCCAAATGGCTGATGTTGGGGTAGGGATCAGCGGACAAGAAGGTCGGCAAGCTGTGATGGCATCTGATTTCGCAATGGGACAGTTCAGATTCTTAGTTCCGCTACTGCTAGTCCATGGACACTGGAACTACCAAAGGATGGGATACATGATACTATACAATTTCTACAGAAATGCAGTTTTCGTTCTAATTCTATTTTG GTACGTTTTGTTTACTTGCTACACATTGACAACCGCCATCACAGAATGGAGTAGCGTCTTGTACTCCGTCGTGTACACATCGTTCCCTACAATAGTTATCGGTATACTCGACAAAAACCTCGGGAGGAGGATTCTTCTCAGACATCCTCAGCTCTACGGTGTTGGCCAGAGGGCAGAGGGATACTCAACCACTCTCTTCTGGTATATGATGTTTGACACAGTCTGGCAAAGTGCAGTTATCTTCTTCATCCCTCTCTTTGCCTACTGGGGCAGTACCATCGACACGTCGAGCCTCGGAGACCTATGGACCATTGCTGCAGTTGTGGTGGTGAATCTCCACTTGGCGATGGATGTGATAAGATGGAACTGGATCGCACACGCCGCCATATGGGGATCCATTGTTGCAGCTTGTATATGTGTTATTGTGATCGATGTTATACCCACACTCCCTGGTTACTG GGCAATATTCCAAGTGGCTAAGACATGGATGTTCTGGTTTTGCTTGCTAGCAATTGTGGTGACAGCATTGCTTCCTAGATTCGCAATCAAGTTTCTAGTTGAGTATTACAGACCTTCAGATGTCCGGATTGCTAGGGAGGTTGAGAAGCTTGGAACTTATAGAGAATCCCAAACCATGGTAACTGAAATGAACCAGATTCAGGATCCTCCAAGGAGATGA
- the LOC108846742 gene encoding inactive protein RESTRICTED TEV MOVEMENT 2: MAARQQPRGTGLGVQYEDFVPKSEWKDQPEATVLTIDLPGFTKEQIKVTYVHTSRMIRVTGERLLGDRRWSRFNEVFTVPQNCLVDKIHGSLKNNALTITMPKETITKAPNLPETSMTVAEKVKQLEEKRLLEEARRKEQEEAEKKKKLLEEKEGILRKLQEEAKAKEMAEARKFQEEARTRKLQEEVREMQLQEEAKAKEMAAARKFQEETRARKLQEEARAKEEVKARQLQEEARAYEKLEERRLVEEAALKKKYMDESVGNRKIIKLEDRLLPEVDYTKSTPSSATKPVSERTREVVKAAEEKLGYLVEKEKKTEKGMMEKIRGKDITREEKKLMVNAGVAALVIFALGAYVSYTFCSSSSSPSSKPE, translated from the exons ATGGCAGCAAGACAGCAACCCAGAGGAACAGGCTTGGGGGTTCAGTATGAGGATTTTGTCCCTAAATCTGAATGGAAAGATCAGCCTGAGGCCACTGTTCTCACCATTGATCTTCCAG GTTTTACAAAGGAGCAAATAAAGGTGACGTATGTGCACACCTCAAGGATGATAAGAGTCACCGGAGAGCGTCTCTTGGGTGATAGGAGATGGAGCCGTTTCAACGAAGTGTTCACTGTTCCACAGAACTGTCTAGTGGATAAGATACATGGGAGCCTCAAGAACAATGCCCTCACCATCACCATGCCTAAGGAGACTATTACGAAGGCGCCTAATCTTCCAGAAACTTCTATGACTGTGGCTGAGAAGGTGAAGCAGCTAGAGGAGAAGAGGCTGTTGGAGGAAGCTAGAAGGAAAGAGCAGGAAGAggctgagaagaagaaaaagcttTTAGAAGAGAAAGAGGGGATACTTAGAAAGCTTCAAGAAGAAGCTAAAGCAAAAGAGATGGCTGAGGCAAGAAAGTTTCAAGAAGAAGCTAGAACAAGGAAACTTCAAGAAGAAGTTAGGGAAATGCAGCTTCAGGAAGAGGCCAAAGCAAAAGAGATGGCTGCAGCAAGAAAGTTTCAAGAAGAAACTAGAGCAAGGAAACTTCAAGAAGAAGCTAGGGCAAAAGAAGAAGTTAAAGCAAGGCAGCTTCAAGAAGAGGCCAGAGCATATGAGAAACTTGAGGAGAGGAGGCTTGTGGAAGAAGCTGCACTAAAGAAGAAGTATATGGATGAATCTGTAGGAAACAGGAAAATAATAAAGCTAGAAGATAGGTTGCTTCCAGAAGTGGACTATACAAAATCCACCCCTAGTTCTGCGACCAAACCTGTGTCTGAAAGAACAAGAGAGGTCGTGAAAGCAGCAGAAGAGAAACTAGGTTACTTGGTggagaaggaaaagaaaacagagaaaggGATGATGGAGAAAATAAGAGGAAAAGATATAACAAGGgaagagaagaagctgatggTGAATGCAGGAGTGGCTGCTCTTGTGATCTTTGCTCTTGGAGCTTACGTTTCTTATACcttttgttcatcttcttcatctcctaGTAGCAAACCAGAATGA
- the LOC108846743 gene encoding chlorophyll(ide) b reductase NOL, chloroplastic, which translates to MAASSGFHISSSSPFLRLRSSSYATQPLFLSPCKGRSLAESFGLATVTVSRQNLSVSPPSAVVEARISGEREPMTPPYNVLITGSTKGIGHALAREFLKAGDNVVICSRSAERVESVVKSLKEEYGEHVWGTKCDVREGKDVKELVGYCQKNLKYIDIWINNAGSNAYSFKPLSEASDEDLIEVVKTNTLGLMLCCREAMNMMLTQSRGGHIFNIDGAGSDGRPTPRFAAYGATKRSVVHLTKSLQAELQMQDVKNVVVHNLSPGMVTTDLLMSGATTKQAKFFINVLAEPAEVVAEYLVPNIRAIPASGSMKPTYIRFLTGIKAYTKIFSRVALGARKNRYVTEE; encoded by the exons ATGGCTGCTTCGagtggtttccatatctcttcCTCTTCACCGTTTCTTAGGCTTCGCTCTTCCTCATACGCCACTCAACCTCTGTTTCTCTCTCCTTGCAAAGGTCGCTCACTAGCAGAAAGCTTCGGTCTCGCAACCGTGACTGTCTCGCGCCAAAACCTCTCGGTTTCTCCGCCGTCTGCGGTGGTGGAAGCTCGCATCTCAGGGGAAAGAGAGCCGATGACGCCTCCGTATAACGTCTTGATCACTGGCTCGACCAAAG GTATAGGACATGCGTTAGCTAGAGAGTTTCTGAAAGCAGGTGACAACGTTGTTATTTGCTCTAGATCAG CTGAAAGAGTTGAGTCTGTTGTTAAGAGTCTTAAGGAAGAATATGGGGAGCATGTGTGG GGAACTAAATGTGATGTTAGGGAAGGGAAGGATGTGAAGGAGCTTGTAGGTTACTGTCAGAAGAATCTTAAATACATCGACATTTGG ATTAATAATGCGGGATCTAATGCATACAGCTTTAAACCTTTGTCTGAGGCCTCGGATGAGGATCTCAT tgaagTTGTGAAAACAAACACTCTTGGGCTGATGTTATGTTGCCGAGAG GCAATGAATATGATGTTGACTCAATCTCGAGGTGGTCACATCTTTAATATTGATGGAGCTGGCTCAGATGGGAGACCAACACCCAG GTTTGCTGCATATGGTGCAACAAAACGGAGTGTTGTTCACCTGACAAAGTCACTACAA gCAGAGTTGCAGATGCAAGATGTCAAAAATGTTGTGGTGCACAATCTATCg CCTGGAATGGTCACAACGGATCTACTCATGTCCGGAGCTACAACAAAACAA GCCAAGTTCTTCATTAATGTTTTGGCAGAGCCAGCTGAAGTg GTTGCTGAGTATCTTGTCCCGAACATCAGAGCAATACCAGCTAGTGGATCTATGAAGCCGACTTATATCCGTTTCCTAACCGGAATCAAAGCCTATACCAAAATATTCTCA AGAGTTGCATTGGGAGCAAGGAAGAATAGATACGTGACTGAAGAGTAG
- the LOC108844640 gene encoding nicotianamine synthase 1, translated as MACQNNLVVKQIIDLYDQISKLECLKPSKNVDTLFGQLVSTCLPTDTNIDVTKMSDEVKDMRSNLIKLCGEGEGYLEQHFSTILGSLPEDQNPLDHLNIFPYYNNYLKLGKLEFDLLSQHSSHVPSKIAFVGSGPMPLTSIVLAKFHLPNTTFHNFDIDSHANTLASSLVSRDPDLSKRMIFHTTDVLNATEGLDQYDVVFLAALVGMDKEAKVKAIEHLEKHMAPGATLMLRSAHALRAFLYPIVDSSDLKGFQLLTIYHPTDDVVNSVVIARKLGGSTMTGVNGTRGCMFMPCNCSKVHAIMNNRCKKMMIEEFSAIE; from the coding sequence ATGGCTTGCCAAAACAATCTTGTTGTGAAGCAGATCATCGACTTATACGACCAAATTTCAAAGCTCGAGTGTTTGAAACCTTCAAAAAATGTCGACACTTTGTTCGGACAACTCGTGTCCACGTGCTTACCCACGGACACAAACATCGATGTCACAAAGATGAGTGATGAAGTCAAAGACATGAGATCTAACCTCATCAAGCTATGTGGTGAAGGCGAAGGCTATTTAGAGCAACACTTCTCCACAATCTTGGGGTCTTTACCAGAAGACCAAAACCCACTTGACCATTTAAACATCTTTCCTTACTACAACAACTACCTCAAGCTAGGCAAGCTCGAGTTCGATCTCTTGAGTCAACACTCGAGCCATGTTCCATCCAAGATCGCCTTCGTTGGCTCAGGACCGATGCCTCTCACATCCATCGTCTTGGCTAAGTTCCACCTTCCCAACACGACGTTCCACAACTTTGACATCGACTCACACGCAAACACACTCGCTTCAAGCCTCGTTTCTCGCGATCCTGACCTCTCAAAACGCATGATCTTCCACACAACGGACGTGCTAAACGCTACCGAAGGACTAGACCAATACGACGTAGTTTTCTTGGCGGCTCTCGTTGGGATGGACAAAGAGGCAAAGGTCAAAGCCATCGAGCACTTAGAGAAACACATGGCTCCTGGAGCTACCCTCATGCTAAGGAGTGCTCATGCTCTTAGAGCTTTCTTGTATCCGATCGTTGACTCTTCTGATCTCAAAGGCTTCCAGCTCTTGACCATCTATCATCCCACCGATGACGTGGTTAACTCGGTTGTCATCGCACGCAAGCTTGGTGGTTCGACCATGACTGGAGTCAATGGTACTCGTGGCTGCATGTTCATGCCTTGTAACTGTTCTAAGGTCCATGCCATTATGAACAACCGTTGCAAGAAGATGATGATCGAGGAGTTTAGCGCCATCGAGTAA
- the LOC108846741 gene encoding histone-lysine N-methyltransferase, H3 lysine-9 specific SUVH1, which produces MEGTFGSYTDKTRVLDIKPLRTLKPVFPSGNQAPPFVCAPPFGPFPPGFSSFYPFSSSSQSHTPDLNQAQHQHQPQNNRTEPSLVTPLRTFRSPPPPPPEPTSNGGGDVAVETEGITVKRKIPRKRTPIAQNPNFESGITVDQKENGDRKLVTSVLMRFDALRRRFSQLEDAKESVTGIIKRPDLKAGSTCMSRGVRTNTKKRTGVVSGLEIGDVFFFRFEMCLVGLHSPSMAGIDYLVVKGGGGGEEAEEEPIATSIVSSGYYDNEEGDPDVLVYTGQGGNADKDKQSSDQKLERGNLALEKSLVRHSPVRVIRGLKEASQSAKIYIYDGLYDVKESWVEKGKSGHNTFKYKLVRAPGQPPAFASWTEIQKWKKGLPSRGGLILTDLTSGVESVGVSLVNEVDAENGPPYFTYSTTVSYSESSFKLTQPSYGCECGGSCKPGNLNCHCIRKNGGDFPYSGNGVLVSRKPMVHECSPACLCPGCKNKVTQMGVKLKLEVFKTVNRGWGLRSWDPIRAGSFICIYAGEARDKSKLQQQTMANDDYTFDTTRVYTPFRWNYEPALADEDASEEMSEEPELPLPLVVSAKNVGNVARFMNHSCSPNVFWQPVSYENNGQLFLHVAFFAISHIPPMTELTYDYGVTRTSGSQVGNTLCGKKKCFCGSEFCRGSFG; this is translated from the coding sequence ATGGAAGGAACCTTCGGTAGCTACACTGATAAGACACGAGTGCTGGATATCAAACCGTTACGCACTCTAAAACCTGTGTTCCCTAGTGGGAACCAAGCTCCTCCTTTTGTCTGCGCACCTCCTTTTGGCCCCTTCCCTCctggtttctcttctttctatCCCTTTAGCTCCTCCTCTCAATCACACACTCCAGATCTCAACCAAGCTCAACATCAGCACCAGCCTCAGAACAACAGAACAGAGCCTTCTTTGGTTACTCCTCTGAGAACATTCaggtctcctcctcctcctcctcctgaaCCAACATCTAACGGTGGCGGCGATGTTGCTGTGGAGACTGAGGGGATAACAGTGAAGAGAAAGATCCCTAGAAAGCGTACTCCCATAGCTCAGAACCCGAATTTCGAGAGtgggatcaccgtggatcaaaAAGAGAATGGTGACAGGAAGCTGGTGACGAGTGTTCTCATGCGGTTCGACGCTTTGAGAAGAAGGTTTTCACAGCTGGAAGATGCTAAAGAATCCGTCACCGGGATCATCAAACGCCCTGATCTGAAAGCGGGGTCTACTTGTATGAGCAGAGGTGTTAGAACAAACACCAAGAAGAGAACAGGTGTTGTCTCGGGTCTTGAGATCGGTGACGTGTTCTTCTTCAGGTTCGAGATGTGTTTGGTCGGGTTGCATTCTCCATCGATGGCTGGGATTGACTATCTCGTTGTcaagggaggaggaggaggagaagaagcagaagaagagccTATCGCCACTAGCATTGTGTCTTCTGGCTATTATGATAACGAGGAAGGTGATCCTGATGTGTTGGTTTATACCGGTCAGGGAGGTAACGCTGATAAAGATAAACAATCATCTGACCAGAAGCTGGAGAGAGGTAACCTCGCGTTGGAGAAGAGTCTTGTTAGGCATAGTCCTGTTAGGGTGATAAGAGGGTTGAAAGAGGCTTCTCAGAGCGCTAAGATTTATATCTACGATGGTCTCTATGATGTCAAAGAGTCATGGGTGGAGAAAGGGAAGTCAGGACACAACACTTTCAAGTATAAACTAGTGAGAGCTCCTGGTCAGCCTCCTGCCTTTGCTTCGTGGACTGAGATACAGAAGTGGAAGAAAGGTTTGCCTTCGAGGGGAGGACTCATCCTCACCGATCTCACTTCAGGAGTTGAAAGCGTTGGCGTCTCGCTTGTGAACGAAGTTGATGCGGAGAATGGACCTCCTTATTTCACCTACTCCACGACTGTGAGCTACTCGGAGTCCTCGTTTAAGCTGACGCAGCCTTCTTACGGATGCGAGTGTGGCGGCTCTTGCAAGCCGGGGAACTTGAACTGTCACTGCATAAGGAAAAACGGAGGTGACTTCCCTTACTCGGGTAATGGGGTTCTTGTCAGCAGGAAGCCTATGGTACATGAATGCAGCCCAGCTTGTCTCTGCCCGGGCTGCAAGAACAAGGTGACTCAAATGGGagtgaagctgaagctggaaGTTTTCAAGACGGTGAACAGAGGATGGGGCTTGCGGTCTTGGGATCCAATCCGTGCTGGTTCGTTTATATGTATATACGCAGGTGAGGCCAGAGATAAATCTAAGCTGCAGCAGCAAACGATGGCTAATGATGATTATACTTTCGATACAACACGTGTCTACACCCCTTTTAGATGGAACTACGAGCCTGCGTTAGCGGACGAAGATGCTTCCGAGGAGATGTCTGAAGAGCCTGAACTCCCGCTGCCTCTTGTAGTCAGTGCTAAGAACGTTGGCAACGTTGCAAGATTCATGAACCATAGTTGCTCACCTAATGTTTTCTGGCAGCCGGTTAGTTATGAGAATAACGGTCAGCTCTTCTTGCATGTCGCCTTCTTTGCTATTTCTCACATCCCTCCCATGACTGAGTTGACTTATGACTATGGAGTTACTCGAACTAGTGGAAGTCAAGTTGGCAATACTTTATGTGGCAAGAAGAAGTGCTTTTGCGGATCAGAGTTTTGCCGTGGTTCATTTGGTTGA